The Cyclobacteriaceae bacterium DNA segment GTAGTGACCACCCGCATTGGCACATTTGCTTGCCGCACATTCCTAGCGACACCAAAGCAAGCAATAGAGCCATGTGATTATAAAATTGTAGATTTGCTTTCTGGACAATTCCAAAGGCTAAGAGTTAGTAAACAAACTGAAATAATGAAAAAACAACATGCATACTTGTGTTAATGCAGGGTAACATATAAATAAGTATAGTTTATCCTTTCAATAAAGAACCACTGTAAATCTATAACGCCATGAAATCAATTTTACTATTAGCACTGATTCTTATATTTGGCGGGCTGGCCAATGCCCAAAGCAGCCTGTCCATTTCAGCGCCCACAATTTGGAGCAACATTAAAGTAAAGGATAACTGGACACCACCAACCACACCCCCGTTAGGTTTAGTTAAAGTTGTTCCCCACCTTTTGAGGGGTTATTGTGTCGGATGTTTATAAAAGCTATACTGTGAAAAAAATAACAGGCATTATTTGTTTAGCCTGCATGGCTTTAATGCCGCTAACTTCTTGCGGGCAGAGCAGCTTATCTATTTCTACGCCATTGATTTATAGTAAGGTTACAGCAAAAAATAACTGGAGTCCTCCAACAGCTGTTAACAGACAAAATCAATTTGATGGGACAGCAATTGGTTCTGGTGTTAACTTAGGCTATTCATTTCAACCAAAACTTATTATTAAAGACAAACACTTCTTTGTAAATATTGGCGCAGGGTATTTTAAACAAAGATTTAATTTACAAAGGCCTTTTGATTACAATACCCCATTATATCCGGTATATTTTACTGACTACTATGTTTATCAATGTTGGTTATGGTCTGCTGGAATAACATATAATTTGTTGCTAAATAATAAGTATCTCTTATCAGGTGATCTGTTGTATAACCAACTATTTTCTTTTCAGCAAGAATACACTCCGTATACATCAGCAAATCGTCCTACCCAAGTCAATAATCACAATATTGATTTTGCCAAAACAATAACGTTGTCTTTAGGAGTGCAAAGAAAATTGGGAAAACAATTCACCTTAGGTCTTGATTTGCTTTTGCCTTATACTCGTTGGAGAAACGATAGAATTTTCAAAGACGATCCTGCAACATTCTCACATCCCAATTTCAGTTTAGGCACCTCTGTAAGTATAGCGTATCATTTAAAAAAGAAAAATCAATCTTAAACCTCAATACTATGAGATCAGTTTTACTATCGGCACTGCTTCTTGTGTTTTTTAACGTGGCAAACGCACAGGTGAGAACAAACTTCAATAATCCTAAACGAGTTACTGATAAAGGAAAATTCGTAAAAAATTTCCGAGGTAAAAGCCCTTATCTGATTCCGGCACGGGACATTAAAGCCCTGCTTGAAAAGGAAGCGCTGGAAAATGCCGGTGGCGAAGCCAGACCTTTTAAGATTGCCGAAGCCGTGAATGTGGATATAGATGTGGTGAAGGAGGCGGAGTGGACGGAAGAAGAAGGGTTTTCGTACGGCAAGTTTTCCATTGAAGCCACAGGGGCAAAGACCATCAGCGCTAATTTCGACCGGTTTTACCTGCCGGAAGGGACTGAATTGTATGTATATAGCGAAAATGGTGAAATGATAACCGGCCCGGTAACCGAAGCCGAAAACAACGAGAACAATTTTTGGGGAAGTTGGGTGTATAAAGGCGGGAAGCTGACCGTGGATTTTAAAACGCCAACGGAGAGTAAAAGCTTGTTGCGGCTTCATATATCAAGCGTTGCGTATGGCTATAAGAGCCTTTACGTTGGTAACTTTGGAGAGTCGTCTGAATGTAATGTAAATGTGCTTTGCGCAGAAGGGAATGGATGGGAGAATGAACGGAATTCTGTTGCTTTGATATTAGATGCAAGCAGTACAAGATTATGTAGCGGTGCTTTAATTAATAATACATGTAACCTGAACATTCCGTATTTGTTAACAGCCGATCATTGTTTTGATTTTGATCCAAATGTTGCTCAATGGAAATTTACCTTTCAGGCCTGGAGCGCCACATGTACACCTTCACAAAATGCCAATGGCTTAACTTTCAATGGTTCCACACTGCGAGCAAGACATGCCGGTAGCGATTTTTGCCTGGTTGAGCTTGATCAGCTTCCTCCTGTAAATTCAGGGATTACGTTTTCGGGATGGTCGAGAGCAAGCACAGCTTCACCTTCAGGGGTAAGCATAACCCATCCTATGGGCGATGTGATGAAAATAGCTACATACAACACCACTTTAACACAACAAGCATATTTGGGAGCACAAGTTTGGAAGGCATTTTGGGCAAGCGGAACAGTGGAATCCGGCTCTTCCGGAGGCCCATTATACAATAATGATAAAAGAATAATCGGCCAGGTTAAGGGAATCCGGAAAAAGTATCAAGAGCCTTGGTGTAGGTGATTTTAAAAATCTATACAAATTAACCGACATCGAATTACTCAGCACCTTGAATTTAATTGAGTTCCCATCTAATGAATACTTGTTGAAGAATCGTGACTTAATCTTCGTTCGGTCAAACGGAAACAAGGAGTTGATAGGAAGGTGCTTGGTAATTTATCCGAACGACAATAAAGTAACTTTCAGTGGCTTTTGCATTCGTTTCAGGCCAACGGCCAATACAATCAATACTGTTTATCTATCTCATTTATTTAGGATTCCAGTTTTCAGGGCTGTAATGCTTCAAGGTGGAAAAGGCGCAAACATTCAAAACTTAAATCAAAAGACGCTTGAAAGGTTGAAGATACCAATGCCATCAATCGAACTTCAGAATCAATTTGAGCAAATCGTAGAAAAAACAGAAGCACTGAAAACCCAATACCAGCAAAGCTTGCAGGAGTTAGAGAATTTGTATGGCAGTTTGAGCCAGAAGGCATTTAAAGGAGAGTTAAAACAATAGACAGCGTGATTATCTATAAAAAACCTAAAGAATTGATGAAAGAAATATTGTTGACTGAGTTTAGCAATAATCAATATTTCAATTTCGCTGAATTTCAGCATAAGGTAAATAGCGTGACTCCTAAAGCTAAAATCGAATATGAAACCGTTAAGGACTTTGTTTTTGAAATGCTTGATGAAAAGGTAATTAAGCAAGAGTTCATAGAAGACAATGAGAATCCCTTTATGCCTAATCCAAATGCAACGGGAACCACAAAGTCAATCTATTATAAATTGATTATTCCTGTCGGATGAAATTAAACCGATTAAAGATATTAACTGAATAGTTCAGTAACGGTGGACAATTCGGTATCACAAAATAGGCGAGCCAAATGACAATGTTGCTGGTGATGTAGAGCCATCCATGAAACGATGACCAGTTGCCACATACCCAACGTGCTGGCCAATCATCGGCCTCAAAAAGTTTAACTATAAATTCTGTTACCTGTTCCATGGGACAATGGGGTTGGTTGAACTTTTAATTTATGCCATCCAGGGAGGAAACTCAAGAGGCTTTCGGTGAGTGTATGCAATCTAATTTAGGCCCTAATTCTATCATCTTCAGAATAAATCAACTTTTTTTTGAAAAAGTATGGAATTGCTATTGACTTACTTTGAAATACAAAGTACTTTTGTGTCACTAAACATTCACCCTCCCTGAGACATAAGCGGGGAGGGATAACCTCAATTAACATGGAAAAACAACTTAAATTCTATCAATCCATTCCAGCTGTAGCGCTGGTAACCGTTCTTATTTTAATGGTGCCTCTGGTGGCCATGCAGTTTACCGATGAAGTGAACTGGAGCGTAACCGACTTTCTGGCTATGGGAGGCTTGATTTTTGGAACAGGCGTTTTGTTTGTATTGGTCATGCGGCTAAGCAGCAACATTGTGTACAAGGTGGCCATGGGGTTTGCCATTGGCGCCACGTTTTTTATGGTGTGGGTTAACCTGGCCGTTGGCCTGATTGGTGCAGGCCCAAACGCAGGTAACCTGATGTATGCAGCCGTTATCGTTGTGTTGCTTATTGGTATTTATCTCTCACGCTATACAGCAGCAGGCATGGAACGTGCCATGTATATGACAGCGGGCACCTTTGTAGTGCTTACGCTGATTGCGCTTATGACTAAAATGTATGAGTATCCCGAAAGTTCTGTGATACAAATAGTGGGCGTAAATGCATTCTTTGCTACTCCGTTTATAGTATCGGGTTTATTGTTCCGGTATGTGGCATTGGAACAGCAAAATAAAAAAGCGGCATAGCAGGTTTGCTTAGGAAAATTCCTGTACCATGAACCCTGAATATTTTGTCGATAAGAATTCCATCGTTCGCCAGATATGGGGTAAAGGTGATACCATTCTCTTCATCTTCGCAGGAGGTGCTGCTGAATTCGCCTTGAACAAGGCAGTCGACTGGCTTTACTTTACAGGCCGCCTGCCAGCCGATCCGCTGGGCCGGCTGTTCTCCACGGTTTCCTATGCCAGAACAATCGTTTTTTCAAAAACTGAAACTGCGCACAGGGCTATAGATGCCATGACGGCCATACATAGTAGTGTAGAACATTCGCGAGGTGCCTCCATTCCCGATTGGGCATACCGCGATGTACTTTTTATGCTGATTGATTATTCCATTCGCGCTTACGAAGTATTGGAACGAACACTAACGCTTGCTGAAAAGCAAGAGGTGTTTGATGTATTTACCCGAATGGGCACCCGCATGGGTATAACCGGATTGCCCGAAACGTTTGCATCCTATATGATTATGCGCCAAATGCATCTGCACCAAAACCTGCTTCGAACAGCTTTTACTGATGACCTGTATCATCAATACAAAAAGCACCTGGGTGTTATTCGTTACCGGATTTTGTTGGAGGTGCAGCATCTGATTGCGCCTGAAAAAGTGCGGGAAAGGTTAGGGTTTCATCGCAAATCTTTTTTGAGTCCCATCTTGACGCTCTACAATGTGAGTAAGTTCTTACGGATTGATCCAATGATCCGATACCTTATTTTACCTGCCCAGTACCGAGCCCAAATCAAAGCCCTCGACCAATAGTGGTCATTTGAGGAAATCAAATACTAAAGACGAAAGGTTCATGATCTACTGCATTATGATGTAGATGGATATGCTTTGAATATTATTGGAATAATTAACATCTTGCCTGCAAATGTATGTTAGTATGGCCGAGGAAATTGATTTTATAAAGTACAAAGAGCTTGGAGCTTATCATTGGGAAAATTACTTCGGTAGTGTTTTTAAAATAAACAGTTTTGTACGTGCCCGCTATGATATCGTAATTCAATTACTCAAAGTGGGTGGCATACGTAAAGATTCCTTGTTACTTGAGGTTGGATGTGGGGATGGTGCTTTAAGTGGTCTCATTTATAAATCTTTTGCATGCGATCTGGTAGGCGTTGAGCCATCGGAAATTGGCATTAAATTCTGCAAAGAAATGTTTTCAAAGCACGGGTACTCGGGAACATTCAACGTATCCGAAGGTTACACATTCGACTATCCTGATAATCATTTCAATTATGTGGTTATGGCCGATGTAATTGAGCATCTTCAACACCCCGATAAAATGTTAAAGGAAATAAAACGCGTACTAAAACCAGGAGGTCATGTTATCATTACAACACCTGTCAGGATTACGGAATTACCGGAAGACGAGATGCATGTTCAGGAATTCTTTCCTACAGAATTGAGGGCACTATGCGATAATTATTTTGGTGTACCGGTAAAGTCCATGTATACCCACCCGGTGGTTTGGAGGGAATTGTATAAACATGGAAATAAAAAAATCCGATCGTTGATCCGTCTTTGGTGTAGAATACTGGATAAAGTATTCGGAAGAAATGTGTTTTTGAAAGAAGCAGGTAATTCCAGGTGGAAAAACTTTTCAATGCAATCGCTTTTGTATACCAAAAGCTAAAGTAATCTGCTTATGCGGCAGCTCTACATGCAACTGAACCTGGAGCATTACCTTTGATTGAGGTTAAATCGATTTTTGTATTTCTGCCCTAAATTTTTGCATCTTTAATTATGAAATACATTTTATACCTCTGCTTGTTTTCTCTTTTGGTAAGTTGTTCTCCTGAAAAGGAGGATCATCGCCTTGGCCAGATTGATGAATACCTTTCTGGCCAATCAAAGTATTTTAAATTCAATGGTAACGTGTTGGTTGCCGAGCGCGGTGAAATAATTTACGAGAAGTCGTTCGGGTTGGCCGACTTTGATTCTAATCGTCAATTGAATGATTCATCTGTCTTTGAACTGGCCTCCGTGAGTAAGCAATTTACGGCCATGGGTATTTTGCTTTTGGAGCAGAAGGGAGTGTTGAGTTTGCAGGATTCCTTACGAAAATTTTTTCCAGAACTTCCGTATTCCGGAATTACCATTCACCACATGCTTACACATATTTCAGGTTTACCTGATTATATGGATGTAATGGATGAAAAATGGGATCGTACCCGAATTGCCGGTAATGCTGATATCGTTGCTTTACTGGCACAGGAAAAACCGGAGGCTCATTTTAAACCGGGCACAAAGTGGGAGTACAGTAATACTGCGTTTGCACTTCTGGCCAGTATCATCGAAAAGGTTTCAGGACAATCGTTCAAAGCATATATGCAGGAGAATATTTTTGATCCGTTAAAGATGGCTGATACGCGTGTTTACAACACCAGACGCTCAGGTGAGCGGATTGAGAATTATGCCTTCGGCTACATTTGGTCTGATAGCCTAAATAAACATGTACTGCCCGATTCTGTGCCTGATCTCGATTTTGTTCGCTACCTCGATGGCATTCAGGGAGACGGCATTATCAATTCAACCACAGCAGATTTATTGAAATGGGATAGGGCATTGGCAAACCATGAAGGGTTACCATCAGCAGCTATCGACAAACTTCTTAGCCGTCATTCCCTGGTCGATACAACATCCAATGTATACTACGGCTATGGCGTTATGTTGGAAGATAGTGAATATGGTAAGCAGGTAGCCCATGGTGGTGGCTGGCCCGGGTACGCAACATATTTGACACGGTATGCTGACCGTGATGTTACCATCATTGTATTGTCCAATAATAATGCAGCGTCTCCAAGAATTTCAAATGCCATTGCTGCTCTTTTGCATGGTGATTCAGTGATTATGCCGTATGAACATGTTTCTGTCCAGTTAGACAGCGTTCAGCTATCTCGCTTTGAAGGCAAGTATAAATTCGATGGAGAACCTTTTGAGTTAAAGATAGAGAACGATAGCCTTTTTTTACTTAGTGGTGGCAGGAGACGACTTCACCTGATTCCCGAATCTGAAACCAAAGTATTTGCGGATAATCAAGGTGATACTCAGTTTGAATTGCAAATTGGCAATGAGGGCTCACGAAAGTTATTTTTGATTTTTTCTGGTGTGAAGAAAAACGTAGAGGAAATTGATGATTAGATCCTATGCGCTGCTTTAATTGGTTATTAATCACATAATCAAAGATTTTAACATCTAGGAAATACTTGATTTAGCCTTATGTGTGAAACTTCCAATAATAGATCAGGCAATAGAGCAGTGTACTAAGTATTATGAGGATAATTTTTTTTGATAATCCGATGGGTATTTCCGCATACTTGGTTCGATACCAACTTATACTGGCTGCTATGAGGAAAGTAGCCCAGCCAAGAACCATTTGGGTAGCCTCAGTCACTTCGATATCCTCTTCACTGTGTCCTAACCAGGCCAGCATGCCAAGGATAATTGAAAATAGCAACGCAAGTGAAAACTCATGTTGTTTTACAAATCGAAGAAAACCACTTGGAAACTCGTATCGATCTTTTACTTTACCTGGTATGTGTATTCCAACTTGTTGTTGTAACCACTTCACTTCTGAAAGAATTAACCTGTTACTAATTCGGACACGCTCGGTTTGGCTGAGCACAATGAAGAGTATGTATTCACTTTCATCATCTGCACCATCACCCATCCGGTACGCATAATAAAGAGCCTGAATGTCACTATTCAGAATTGTTTTACCGAAGGGAGCAGTAAAGCCACCTTTGTACGAAATTGAATTTGGCGTTACTACTATTTTATGACGGGTGGCAAACCAGAATATGATTGCTAAAATACTTGATGTAATAAGCGAGTCTTGAATGAACCAATATGGCAAGCGTGCATGATTTGCAATGAACAAGGCGTTAAAAAGCACCAATATCCCAAAAAGGACAATGAAGGTAAATGATGCGTTCCACCTGATGGTTACCTGGTCACCTTGCTTCGAAAGATGAAAATTTTTTGAGGGATCCTCTTCGGGCTCCTTTGATAGAAAGGTCGATTTCCGATTCATGATGTATTCAATATCAAGTTAAGCAATTCAACCTCTTTTTCAAATTAACGATGGGTGGAACAAAAATTTCAACTACTTTAGTTAAAATTAACTCAACCCATAAATGCTATTAGCTATTCATCCTAAATTGCCCATGCGCAGCAAAGCAGAAACTAAAGCTTTTTACGTTGATCAACTTGGGTTTGAGGCACCACATGATTTCTATCCGGATTACCTAATGGTAAAGAAGGATCAGATTGAAATTCACTTTTTTCTCTATGCCGAAATTGATGTGAAGACCAATTACGGCATGTGTTACATTCGCACCGATGATGTTGATGTGTTATACGCACATGCACTTAAGAATAAGCTCAGCATACCTGAACTCGGACACCTTCAAGATAGGCCCTGGCGGCAAAGGGAATTTGCACTACTTGATCCAAGTCATAATTTGTTAACTTTTGGTCAGGCTTTGTAGCAGTAACTTTTATGTTAAGTTTATGAAAAATATTCTCTGGGCACTCTTCATTCTGCTATCCATCTCTATCGGGCTTTATCCAATTAGTTATTTGGTGCTGACCACCGATCATGGTGTATTAATCAATCGTGAATTGTACGATGTGTCGGTTTGGCGGTGGATGTTTTTTCAACATGTTTCATTAGGCGGTATTGCCATGCTTAGTGGGTTCATCCAATTCAGCAAAAAAATGCGAACTCGTAACCTGAGGTTGCATCGCTTGTTTGGAAAAATTTACCTGGTGGCCGTGCTGCTAAGTGGGGCAGCCGGGTTTTATGTAGCGTTGCATACGTTTGGTGGAGTTCCCGCACAGGCCGGCTTTGTCGGGTTGGCAGTAAGTTGGTTGTTTACGAGTGCCATGGCTTACTGGCGAGTACGAAGTAAAGATATTGATGCACATGAGCGTTGGATGATACGAAGCTATGCGCTTACCTGGGCAGCGGTAACCTTGCGCATTTACCTGCCCACATTTGAACATGCATTAAACATGAATTTTAATGAATCCTATCAGATTATAGCCTGGTTGTGTTGGGTACCCAACCTGATTGTGGCCGAGCTGATCATTCTGCAAAAAAGAAAACCGCGGGCCATCGCGTAATTAATTAGTTGCTTTCGAGATCTGGTGTTGTAACTCTTCAACCAGTGTTTGCTTATTGGTGATTTCTTTCCGTTCAGCGGTTAATGGTTTGCCTTTCAATTTCTCCTGCTGAATGGAGAGTTTATACATCATATCCTCCAGGGCTTCAAGGAGAATAGGTTTATATTTTGGATCAATGGTCATGACTTTTTTGTAAGTAAGATAAACCCCGCGTTTTTCCCCCGCCATGATTTATGTCAGATTTATGGTAGAACAAGATGCAGTTCAATTTTGAACATTTTAGTATTCGGATATGTACACCCTTATGTTCATCACGTTATCTTAACGCCTTGTAATGCCGATTTTCATTTCGGCATAATTTTTACTTGTATAATGCGATCCGAAAATCTAACCCTGTTTCATGAATAAGGTTTTTCTTTTAGTAAGTATTTTGTTTGTGACTGTTTCCGGAAATAGCCAGGTTTTACGGGGTACTGTTCGGGATAGTAAGACGGGAGAAATGTTGCCCTATGCGAACATTGGAATTAAGGGCAAGCAAATTGGGGGAATAAGCGATCGTGAAGGTCGATTTCTATTGGATCTTGCCAATGCAATGCCAGCCGATGTACTGGTGGTAAGTTATGTAGGCTATTCCAGTGAAGTTATTCAGGTTTCTAAACTTGATTTTATGAAAGAAGTGGAGATAAGGCTTGTTCCTTCAACCATGCAATTAAATGAAGTTGTTATTCATGGTAAAAAGGAAATGATTGTGTTGGGCAATAAAAGCAAATCTTCGCGACATACGGGTTGGGGTGATTTTACAAGTTCACGAGGTAGGGCAATTGGATTGCTTATACCCGCAAATGATTTGCCAGTACGGGTTAATAGTGTGTTTTTTCACCTGGATGCATGTGAATTTGATAGTGCGTTGGTCCGCATTAATTTCTTTTATGCGAATAATGAACAGTTAACTCCTCTCGCAAGTCAACAAAAAAATATCTTTCATACAATCAATCAGAAAAAGGGCTGGGTAGAAGTGAGGATTTGGGAGGACATAATCCTGAGAAATGAAAAAATTATTGTGGCCATTGAATGGTTGGATGCCTGGGCAAAGCCCCGTAGTCTGGAAGAAGGGGGTAGCTATCAATTCACTATATCGTTAGCCAAAACCACCGGGTATCACTATCAACGACAAACTCCGGAAGAACCAGTTCAACTTTCCAATTCTTTTCACACACCATCAATTTACCTTTTATGCACGCCCATTCAAGATTGATTAATTTAGCTTCGGTTCAGAAGTTAACTTTGGTTATTATCTTTTCTATTACTCTTTCACAATTCGCCAGAGCACAGGCATCAGATGAGTTGTACAGAAAAATTGAATCGCTCGATAGCGCTGTATTCCGCGCATTCAATACATGCGATATAGAGACTCTCAAATCGATGTTTACCCATGATCTGGAATTCTATCATGATAAAGATGGATTAACAGGATATGATCACACGGTCAAGGCGATCAAATTGAATTGCGATCGAAAGCTTGGACTGGTTCGTACTCTGGTACCCGGCAGTATGGAGGTTTACCCCATTGGTAATTATGGAGCAGTACAGATAGCATCCCATCGCTTTTGCCATATGGAAAATGGAAAAGAGGATTGCGGCACCTTTAAGTTTGTTCATGTATGGAAGAATAACAACGGAAACTGGAAGATTTCAAGGGTAGTGAGCTACGATCATTAAAATTTTGTGATTAGCGGTTGCTCATCACCCGCCAGGATACTTAATATTGAGAGACATAAACCTAATCTATGCGCTTCGTATTGAGTATCCTTTTTCTATGCCTGGTAATTTCATGCCAGGTACCTAAAACAGAAATTCAACAATGGGAAGAACAGGCATCACGTGTAACGATTATCCGTGATGATTTTGGTGTTCCACACGTATATGGAAAGACCGATGCCGATGCGGTTTTTGGGATGTTGTATGCGCAATGTGAAGATGACTTTGCCCGGGTGGAACGAAACTACATTTGGGCCATCGGCCGATTGGCTGAAGTAGAAGGGGAGGAAATGCTGTATAGCGATGTGCGCGCTAACCTTTTTATGACGCAAGAGGAAGCCATGCATCGGTATAACGAAAGTCCTGAATGGTTAAAGGAACTTTGTCAGGCTTTTGCCGATGGGGTTAATTATTATCTCTACACCCATCCTGAGGTTACGCCCAAGCTGCTCACCCGGTTCGAACCGTGGATGCCGATGTATTTCAGTGAGGGAAGTATTGGAGGCGATATTGAGTCGGTATCGATAAGAAGCATTAAGGAATTTTATGATCAACGTGATGTCAATCAGACTGATCAGTTAAGTTCTGTCATGTTTCGACAAGCTCAACATGACAATGGGGAGCATTTTGTCAGTTTGAGCAAGTCGAAAACTGACCAACCCAATGTAATAGTAAACGAACCCCAGGGCTCTAATGGCTTTGCTATTTCAGGCAAGCTTACCGAGTCAGGCAATGCCATGCTGCTGATCAACCCGCATACTTCGTTTTACTTCCGCGGAGAAATTCATGTGGTGAGTGAAGAAGGATTGAATGCCTATGGCGCGGTAACATGGGGACAGTTTTTTATTTATCAAGGTTTTAATGAGAAAAATGGTTGGATGCATACATCATCCTACACCGATGTGATGGATGAATTTTTAGAAACCATAACGGAGAAAGATGGAAGGTTTTTTTATCAGTACGGTAGTGAAGAACGTGCTGTTCATGAAGTTGACATTACATTAAATTACACCACTGGAGATTCCATACAACATAGGGATTTCAAACTTTATCGTACGCACCATGGCCCTGTAACCGGTAAACAAGATGATAAGTGGATAACTACTTCCATGATGTGGGATCCGTCCAATGCATTGCAGCAAGCATTCATCCGAACCAAGACCAATTCGTATAATGAGTTCAAAAAAATGATGGACTACCGTACCAACTCATCAAATAATACGGTATATGCGGATGCAGATGGGAACATTGCTTTTTTTCAAGGAAATTTTATTCCAAAACGCGATGTACAGTTTGATTATGAAAATCCGGTGGATGGGAGCAACCCTGCCACAGATTGGCAGGGATTACATTCGGTAGATGAGAGCATTCATTTACTCAACCCTGAAAAC contains these protein-coding regions:
- a CDS encoding carboxypeptidase-like regulatory domain-containing protein, which translates into the protein MNKVFLLVSILFVTVSGNSQVLRGTVRDSKTGEMLPYANIGIKGKQIGGISDREGRFLLDLANAMPADVLVVSYVGYSSEVIQVSKLDFMKEVEIRLVPSTMQLNEVVIHGKKEMIVLGNKSKSSRHTGWGDFTSSRGRAIGLLIPANDLPVRVNSVFFHLDACEFDSALVRINFFYANNEQLTPLASQQKNIFHTINQKKGWVEVRIWEDIILRNEKIIVAIEWLDAWAKPRSLEEGGSYQFTISLAKTTGYHYQRQTPEEPVQLSNSFHTPSIYLLCTPIQD
- a CDS encoding VOC family protein, producing the protein MLLAIHPKLPMRSKAETKAFYVDQLGFEAPHDFYPDYLMVKKDQIEIHFFLYAEIDVKTNYGMCYIRTDDVDVLYAHALKNKLSIPELGHLQDRPWRQREFALLDPSHNLLTFGQAL
- a CDS encoding nuclear transport factor 2 family protein; amino-acid sequence: MVIIFSITLSQFARAQASDELYRKIESLDSAVFRAFNTCDIETLKSMFTHDLEFYHDKDGLTGYDHTVKAIKLNCDRKLGLVRTLVPGSMEVYPIGNYGAVQIASHRFCHMENGKEDCGTFKFVHVWKNNNGNWKISRVVSYDH
- a CDS encoding restriction endonuclease subunit S, which produces MNLIEFPSNEYLLKNRDLIFVRSNGNKELIGRCLVIYPNDNKVTFSGFCIRFRPTANTINTVYLSHLFRIPVFRAVMLQGGKGANIQNLNQKTLERLKIPMPSIELQNQFEQIVEKTEALKTQYQQSLQELENLYGSLSQKAFKGELKQ
- a CDS encoding serine hydrolase domain-containing protein, encoding MKYILYLCLFSLLVSCSPEKEDHRLGQIDEYLSGQSKYFKFNGNVLVAERGEIIYEKSFGLADFDSNRQLNDSSVFELASVSKQFTAMGILLLEQKGVLSLQDSLRKFFPELPYSGITIHHMLTHISGLPDYMDVMDEKWDRTRIAGNADIVALLAQEKPEAHFKPGTKWEYSNTAFALLASIIEKVSGQSFKAYMQENIFDPLKMADTRVYNTRRSGERIENYAFGYIWSDSLNKHVLPDSVPDLDFVRYLDGIQGDGIINSTTADLLKWDRALANHEGLPSAAIDKLLSRHSLVDTTSNVYYGYGVMLEDSEYGKQVAHGGGWPGYATYLTRYADRDVTIIVLSNNNAASPRISNAIAALLHGDSVIMPYEHVSVQLDSVQLSRFEGKYKFDGEPFELKIENDSLFLLSGGRRRLHLIPESETKVFADNQGDTQFELQIGNEGSRKLFLIFSGVKKNVEEIDD
- a CDS encoding serine protease, with product MRSVLLSALLLVFFNVANAQVRTNFNNPKRVTDKGKFVKNFRGKSPYLIPARDIKALLEKEALENAGGEARPFKIAEAVNVDIDVVKEAEWTEEEGFSYGKFSIEATGAKTISANFDRFYLPEGTELYVYSENGEMITGPVTEAENNENNFWGSWVYKGGKLTVDFKTPTESKSLLRLHISSVAYGYKSLYVGNFGESSECNVNVLCAEGNGWENERNSVALILDASSTRLCSGALINNTCNLNIPYLLTADHCFDFDPNVAQWKFTFQAWSATCTPSQNANGLTFNGSTLRARHAGSDFCLVELDQLPPVNSGITFSGWSRASTASPSGVSITHPMGDVMKIATYNTTLTQQAYLGAQVWKAFWASGTVESGSSGGPLYNNDKRIIGQVKGIRKKYQEPWCR
- a CDS encoding class I SAM-dependent methyltransferase: MAEEIDFIKYKELGAYHWENYFGSVFKINSFVRARYDIVIQLLKVGGIRKDSLLLEVGCGDGALSGLIYKSFACDLVGVEPSEIGIKFCKEMFSKHGYSGTFNVSEGYTFDYPDNHFNYVVMADVIEHLQHPDKMLKEIKRVLKPGGHVIITTPVRITELPEDEMHVQEFFPTELRALCDNYFGVPVKSMYTHPVVWRELYKHGNKKIRSLIRLWCRILDKVFGRNVFLKEAGNSRWKNFSMQSLLYTKS
- a CDS encoding DUF2306 domain-containing protein codes for the protein MKNILWALFILLSISIGLYPISYLVLTTDHGVLINRELYDVSVWRWMFFQHVSLGGIAMLSGFIQFSKKMRTRNLRLHRLFGKIYLVAVLLSGAAGFYVALHTFGGVPAQAGFVGLAVSWLFTSAMAYWRVRSKDIDAHERWMIRSYALTWAAVTLRIYLPTFEHALNMNFNESYQIIAWLCWVPNLIVAELIILQKRKPRAIA
- a CDS encoding oxygenase MpaB family protein; the encoded protein is MNPEYFVDKNSIVRQIWGKGDTILFIFAGGAAEFALNKAVDWLYFTGRLPADPLGRLFSTVSYARTIVFSKTETAHRAIDAMTAIHSSVEHSRGASIPDWAYRDVLFMLIDYSIRAYEVLERTLTLAEKQEVFDVFTRMGTRMGITGLPETFASYMIMRQMHLHQNLLRTAFTDDLYHQYKKHLGVIRYRILLEVQHLIAPEKVRERLGFHRKSFLSPILTLYNVSKFLRIDPMIRYLILPAQYRAQIKALDQ